A region of the Deltaproteobacteria bacterium genome:
CGAAAAAAAACTGGTGATTCGTGACGGCGCCGATGCCAGCCATCGGCGCCGAACTCATCAAAGGGTTTCCGCGTAGACTTCAATAACGTGCTTGACCGCGATCCGATCCTGGTGCTGGGACAGCATGTCGGAAATCTGCATCATGCACGCCGGGCATCCGGTGGTCACGACCGAGGCGCCGGAAGCCACGATATTGTCGCGCTTGCGGGTGCCGATTTCCTTGGACAATTCGTAATGCTGCAGGTTGAAGCTCCCGCCGGAACCACAACACCGGTCCGGCTCTGCCATTTCCACGAATTCCACATTGGGGTTGGTTTTGAGCAGCGCTCGCGGTTGTTCGCTGACCTTTAGGGACTTCTTCAAATGACAAGGGTCGTGATAAGTGACCTTGGTGCCGTGTCCCTCCACCGGATGCGCCACCTTGAGCACATCGACCAGGAACTGATTTATATCCATGACCTTGGCCGAAAGGGCCGCGATGCGGTCCCGCATGCTCTGTGTCTTGTCGCCGGACATGAGGGGCCACAGTTCGTGCATGGTCGCGGTACAGGTCGCGCAGGCCGTGAGCAGATAGTCGAAGTTCTCTTTTTCGAAGATTTCCAGATTGCGCTTCACGAGCTTGTCAAAAGAATCCTTGTCTCCGGAAGCCAGAGCCGGAATGCCGCAACAGGCTTGACCGGCGGGCATGTAAATGCCGACTTCGTGGTGCGTCAAGACCTTGAGCACTGTCTGCCCCACGTGGGGATAAATCTTGTCGATGACACAGCCCGGGAAAAAAGCCACGCGATACCCACTCTTTCCGGGCAGGGTATTGCGTGCCGGTTCCAGCTTGCGCAAGGACTTCTTGGCCAGGGGCATGAAATGCCGCTCGCCAATGACCGGCATGTTCAGACGCGAACAGGACGAGCCAATGATCTCGTTGGCTTCCTTGGTGAACGCGCCCTGGAACTTGGAAGCCACGTCCAGCACGGAATTAAACAGCGCAGGTTTGGTCAAGAGGCCCTGGAAAATGGCCTTCTTGGTGGCCGAAAGCCCCATGTACGTGTTCACGATGACACGGGCCTTGAGGAAAATGTCCAGCACCTTGACGCCGCTGGGACAATTGGCCGCGCACGAGCCGCACAAAAGACACTTATTGAGTTTGTCCTGTACTCCTTGCGGATCCTTGATCATCTCATGGGACAGGTTTTCCAAAAGCGCGATCTTGCCCCGCGCCACGTCGCCCTCGCTCATGGTCTCGGCAAATATCGGACATACCGCCTGACACATGCCGCATTTCATGCAGGTGACCATCTGGTCATCCAGCTCCTGCAGCATTTTCGCCAGCTGATGAACGTCTTGAGTCATTGACTTAGCCTCCGATGATCTTGCCAGGATTGAGCAGATAATTGGGATCGACGGCCTTCTTCAGCTTGCGGGAATAAATAATGGTCGCCTTGGTGGTTTCCTTTTCCAGCCATTTGGACTTGGCCGTGCCAATGCCGTGTTCGCCGGACAAGGTGCCACCGAGTTTCAAGGCCACGTCGAAAATTTCGTCGACGGCCTGCTCCACGCGGTGGAATTCCTCTTTGTCACGCTTGTCGGTCAAAATGGTCGGGTGCAGGTTGCCGTCGCCAGCATGGCCGAATGTTCCGATCTGCAGCTTGTACTTGGCGGCAACATCATTGATGGCCTTGATCATGGCCGGAACCTGACTGCGCGGCACGGTGGCGTCTTCAAGCACGGTTGTCGG
Encoded here:
- a CDS encoding (Fe-S)-binding protein gives rise to the protein MTQDVHQLAKMLQELDDQMVTCMKCGMCQAVCPIFAETMSEGDVARGKIALLENLSHEMIKDPQGVQDKLNKCLLCGSCAANCPSGVKVLDIFLKARVIVNTYMGLSATKKAIFQGLLTKPALFNSVLDVASKFQGAFTKEANEIIGSSCSRLNMPVIGERHFMPLAKKSLRKLEPARNTLPGKSGYRVAFFPGCVIDKIYPHVGQTVLKVLTHHEVGIYMPAGQACCGIPALASGDKDSFDKLVKRNLEIFEKENFDYLLTACATCTATMHELWPLMSGDKTQSMRDRIAALSAKVMDINQFLVDVLKVAHPVEGHGTKVTYHDPCHLKKSLKVSEQPRALLKTNPNVEFVEMAEPDRCCGSGGSFNLQHYELSKEIGTRKRDNIVASGASVVTTGCPACMMQISDMLSQHQDRIAVKHVIEVYAETL